The following proteins are co-located in the Doryrhamphus excisus isolate RoL2022-K1 chromosome 3, RoL_Dexc_1.0, whole genome shotgun sequence genome:
- the exoc7 gene encoding exocyst complex component 7 isoform X4: protein MIPTEDASSRKREIEDKLKQEQETLSFIRENLEKSDQLTNGMVSILSSFESRLMQLENSIIPVHKQTENLQRLQENVDKTLSCMDHVISYYHVAKDTDRIIREGPTGRLDEYLACIAKIQRAVEYFQDNNPDSPELNTVKARFEKGKELLEAEFRSLLTRYSKPVPPILILDAISVDEELEVQEDVVLEHLPEAVLQDIICIAGWLVEYGRNQDFMTVYFQIRSSQLDRSIKGLKEHFRKNSASSGVLYSPAVQAKRKDTPTKKVPKRPGTIRKAQNLLKQYSQHGLDGKKGGCNLTPLEGYDHDLRVRHITDALADKHGGSAGKDDVLDIEIDSYIHCISAFIKLAQSEYALLTEVIPEHHQKKTFDSLIQEALDNLMLEGDNIVSAARRAIMRHDYSAVLTIFPILRHLKMNKSDFDATLQGTAASTKNKLPTLITSMETIGAKALEEFADSIKNDPDKEYNMPKDGTVHELTSNAILFLQQLLDFHETAGAMLASQVLGDTYNIPLDPRESSSSASSYTSEFNKRLLSTYICKVLGNLQLNLLSKSKVYEDSALSAIFLHNNYNYILKSLEKSELIQLVTVTQKRAESSYRELIEQQIQMYQRSWLKVTEHLADRNMPVFQPGAKLRDKERQVIKDKFKGFNDGLEELCKIQKGWAIPDKEQRDFIRQAQRRVVSDAYRSFLHRCANISFTKNPEKYHKYRPEEVEDMIEKLFDTSA, encoded by the exons ATGATTCCAACAGAGGACGCGTCTTCCCGGAAGAGGGAAATTGAGGATAAACTGAAGCAG GAACAAGAGACGCTGTCATTCATCCGTGAGAATCTGGAGAAGAGTGATCAGCTGACCAATGGCATG GTGTCCATTCTGTCGTCGTTCGAGAGCCGCCTCATGCAACTGGAGAACTCCATCATCCCAGTTCACAAACAGACGGAGAACCTGCAGCGTCTGCAGGAGAACGTGGACAAGACGCTGTCGTGCATGGACCACGTCATCAGCTACTATCACGTGGCCAAAGACACAGACCGGATCATCAGGGAGGG GCCGACTGGCCGACTGGATGAATACCTGGCTTGCATTGCCAAGATCCAGAGAGCTGTGGAATACTTCCAGGACAACAATCCCGACAGCCCCGAACTCAACACAGTG AAAGCCCGCTTTGAGAAGGGCAAGGAGTTGTTGGAGGCGGAGTTCCGCAGCCTCCTGACACGATACAGCAAGCCGGTTCCGCCTATCCTCATCCTGGACGCCATCAGTGTGGACGAGGAGCTGGAGGTTCAGGAGGACGTGGTCTTGGAACACTTACCCGAAGCCGTGCTCCAAGACATCATCTGCATAGCTGGCTGGCTGGTGGAATACGGACGGAACCAAG ATTTCATGACCGTCTACTTCCAGATCAGGTCCAGCCAGCTGGATCGCTCCATCAAGGGCCTGAAGGAGCACTTTCGTAAGAACAGCGCCTCCTCCGGGGTCCTGTACTCGCCGGCGGTCCAAGCCAAGCGCAAAGACACGCCCACCAAGAAGGTTCCCAAGAGGCCAG GGACCATTCGCAAGGCTCAGAACCTTCTGAAACAGTACTCACAGCATGGGCTGGATGGGAAAAAGGGGGGTTGTAACCTCACACCTTTGGAAG GTTACGATCACGACCTGCGGGTCAGACACATCACTGACGCTCTGGCCGACAAGCACGGGGGCTCGGCAG GTAAAGACGACGTGCTGGACATCGAGATCGACTCCTACATCCACTGCATCAGCGCCTTCATCAAGCTGGCGCAGAGCGAGTACGCCCTCCTGACGGAGGTCATCCCCGAGCACCACCAGAAGAAGACCTTTGACTCCCTCATTCAG GAGGCGCTGGACAACCTGATGCTGGAGGGAGACAACATTGTGTCTGCGGCTCGCCGGGCCATCATGCGACACGACTACTCTGCTGTCCTCACCATCTTCCCCATCCTCCGACACCTGAAGATGAACAAGTCCGACTTTGACGCCACGCTGCAG GGCACGGCGGCGAGCACCAAGAATAAACTTCCTACGCTCATCACATCCATGGAGACCATCGGAGCCAAAGCTCTGGAGGAGTTTGCAGACAGCATCAAG AACGATCCCGACAAGGAATACAACATGCCGAAGGACGGAACCGTGCACGAGCTGACCAGCAAC GCCATCCTCTTCTTGCAGCAGCTGCTCGACTTCCACGAGACCGCCGGGGCCATGTTGGCCTCACAAG TACTGGGGGACACTTACAATATCCCTTTAGACCCCCGAG AGTCCAGTTCGTCAGCCAGCAGCTACACGTCCGAGTTCAACAAGCGGCTCCTCAGCACGTATAtat GTAAAGTTCTGGGGAACCTTCAGCTGAACCTACTGAGCAAGTCCAAAGTGTACGAGGACTCGGCTCTGAGCGCCATCTTCCTCCACAACAACTACAACTACATCCTCAAGTCTCTGGAGAA GTCGGAGCTGATCCAGCTGGTGACGGTGACCCAGAAGCGTGCCGAAAGTTCCTACCGGGAACTGATCGAGCAACAGATCCAGATGTATCAGCGCAG CTGGCTCAAAGTCACCGAACACCTGGCGGACCGCAACATGCCCGTCTTCCAGCCAGGCGCCAAG CTCCGGGACAAAGAGCGCCAGGTCATCAAGGACAAGTTCAAG GGTTTTAACGACGGCCTGGAGGAGCTGTGCAAGATCCAGAAGGGTTGGGCCATCCCGGATAAGGAGCAAAGAGACTTCATCCGGCAGGCCCAGAGGAGGGTGGTGTCGGACGCCTACAGAAGCTTCCTGCACAG GTGTGCCAACATCTCGTTCACCAAGAACCCAGAGAAGTATCACAAGTACCGTccagaggaggtggaggacatGATCGAGAAGCTATTTGACACCTCTGCTTga
- the exoc7 gene encoding exocyst complex component 7 isoform X9 gives MIPTEDASSRKREIEDKLKQEQETLSFIRENLEKSDQLTNGMVSILSSFESRLMQLENSIIPVHKQTENLQRLQENVDKTLSCMDHVISYYHVAKDTDRIIREGPTGRLDEYLACIAKIQRAVEYFQDNNPDSPELNTVKARFEKGKELLEAEFRSLLTRYSKPVPPILILDAISVDEELEVQEDVVLEHLPEAVLQDIICIAGWLVEYGRNQDFMTVYFQIRSSQLDRSIKGLKEHFRKNSASSGVLYSPAVQAKRKDTPTKKVPKRPGTIRKAQNLLKQYSQHGLDGKKGGCNLTPLEGKDDVLDIEIDSYIHCISAFIKLAQSEYALLTEVIPEHHQKKTFDSLIQEALDNLMLEGDNIVSAARRAIMRHDYSAVLTIFPILRHLKMNKSDFDATLQGTAASTKNKLPTLITSMETIGAKALEEFADSIKNDPDKEYNMPKDGTVHELTSNAILFLQQLLDFHETAGAMLASQESSSSASSYTSEFNKRLLSTYICKVLGNLQLNLLSKSKVYEDSALSAIFLHNNYNYILKSLEKSELIQLVTVTQKRAESSYRELIEQQIQMYQRSWLKVTEHLADRNMPVFQPGAKLRDKERQVIKDKFKGFNDGLEELCKIQKGWAIPDKEQRDFIRQAQRRVVSDAYRSFLHRCANISFTKNPEKYHKYRPEEVEDMIEKLFDTSA, from the exons ATGATTCCAACAGAGGACGCGTCTTCCCGGAAGAGGGAAATTGAGGATAAACTGAAGCAG GAACAAGAGACGCTGTCATTCATCCGTGAGAATCTGGAGAAGAGTGATCAGCTGACCAATGGCATG GTGTCCATTCTGTCGTCGTTCGAGAGCCGCCTCATGCAACTGGAGAACTCCATCATCCCAGTTCACAAACAGACGGAGAACCTGCAGCGTCTGCAGGAGAACGTGGACAAGACGCTGTCGTGCATGGACCACGTCATCAGCTACTATCACGTGGCCAAAGACACAGACCGGATCATCAGGGAGGG GCCGACTGGCCGACTGGATGAATACCTGGCTTGCATTGCCAAGATCCAGAGAGCTGTGGAATACTTCCAGGACAACAATCCCGACAGCCCCGAACTCAACACAGTG AAAGCCCGCTTTGAGAAGGGCAAGGAGTTGTTGGAGGCGGAGTTCCGCAGCCTCCTGACACGATACAGCAAGCCGGTTCCGCCTATCCTCATCCTGGACGCCATCAGTGTGGACGAGGAGCTGGAGGTTCAGGAGGACGTGGTCTTGGAACACTTACCCGAAGCCGTGCTCCAAGACATCATCTGCATAGCTGGCTGGCTGGTGGAATACGGACGGAACCAAG ATTTCATGACCGTCTACTTCCAGATCAGGTCCAGCCAGCTGGATCGCTCCATCAAGGGCCTGAAGGAGCACTTTCGTAAGAACAGCGCCTCCTCCGGGGTCCTGTACTCGCCGGCGGTCCAAGCCAAGCGCAAAGACACGCCCACCAAGAAGGTTCCCAAGAGGCCAG GGACCATTCGCAAGGCTCAGAACCTTCTGAAACAGTACTCACAGCATGGGCTGGATGGGAAAAAGGGGGGTTGTAACCTCACACCTTTGGAAG GTAAAGACGACGTGCTGGACATCGAGATCGACTCCTACATCCACTGCATCAGCGCCTTCATCAAGCTGGCGCAGAGCGAGTACGCCCTCCTGACGGAGGTCATCCCCGAGCACCACCAGAAGAAGACCTTTGACTCCCTCATTCAG GAGGCGCTGGACAACCTGATGCTGGAGGGAGACAACATTGTGTCTGCGGCTCGCCGGGCCATCATGCGACACGACTACTCTGCTGTCCTCACCATCTTCCCCATCCTCCGACACCTGAAGATGAACAAGTCCGACTTTGACGCCACGCTGCAG GGCACGGCGGCGAGCACCAAGAATAAACTTCCTACGCTCATCACATCCATGGAGACCATCGGAGCCAAAGCTCTGGAGGAGTTTGCAGACAGCATCAAG AACGATCCCGACAAGGAATACAACATGCCGAAGGACGGAACCGTGCACGAGCTGACCAGCAAC GCCATCCTCTTCTTGCAGCAGCTGCTCGACTTCCACGAGACCGCCGGGGCCATGTTGGCCTCACAAG AGTCCAGTTCGTCAGCCAGCAGCTACACGTCCGAGTTCAACAAGCGGCTCCTCAGCACGTATAtat GTAAAGTTCTGGGGAACCTTCAGCTGAACCTACTGAGCAAGTCCAAAGTGTACGAGGACTCGGCTCTGAGCGCCATCTTCCTCCACAACAACTACAACTACATCCTCAAGTCTCTGGAGAA GTCGGAGCTGATCCAGCTGGTGACGGTGACCCAGAAGCGTGCCGAAAGTTCCTACCGGGAACTGATCGAGCAACAGATCCAGATGTATCAGCGCAG CTGGCTCAAAGTCACCGAACACCTGGCGGACCGCAACATGCCCGTCTTCCAGCCAGGCGCCAAG CTCCGGGACAAAGAGCGCCAGGTCATCAAGGACAAGTTCAAG GGTTTTAACGACGGCCTGGAGGAGCTGTGCAAGATCCAGAAGGGTTGGGCCATCCCGGATAAGGAGCAAAGAGACTTCATCCGGCAGGCCCAGAGGAGGGTGGTGTCGGACGCCTACAGAAGCTTCCTGCACAG GTGTGCCAACATCTCGTTCACCAAGAACCCAGAGAAGTATCACAAGTACCGTccagaggaggtggaggacatGATCGAGAAGCTATTTGACACCTCTGCTTga
- the exoc7 gene encoding exocyst complex component 7 isoform X11 → MIPTEDASSRKREIEDKLKQEQETLSFIRENLEKSDQLTNGMVSILSSFESRLMQLENSIIPVHKQTENLQRLQENVDKTLSCMDHVISYYHVAKDTDRIIREGPTGRLDEYLACIAKIQRAVEYFQDNNPDSPELNTVKARFEKGKELLEAEFRSLLTRYSKPVPPILILDAISVDEELEVQEDVVLEHLPEAVLQDIICIAGWLVEYGRNQDFMTVYFQIRSSQLDRSIKGLKEHFRKNSASSGVLYSPAVQAKRKDTPTKKVPKRPGKDDVLDIEIDSYIHCISAFIKLAQSEYALLTEVIPEHHQKKTFDSLIQEALDNLMLEGDNIVSAARRAIMRHDYSAVLTIFPILRHLKMNKSDFDATLQGTAASTKNKLPTLITSMETIGAKALEEFADSIKNDPDKEYNMPKDGTVHELTSNAILFLQQLLDFHETAGAMLASQVLGDTYNIPLDPRESSSSASSYTSEFNKRLLSTYICKVLGNLQLNLLSKSKVYEDSALSAIFLHNNYNYILKSLEKSELIQLVTVTQKRAESSYRELIEQQIQMYQRSWLKVTEHLADRNMPVFQPGAKLRDKERQVIKDKFKGFNDGLEELCKIQKGWAIPDKEQRDFIRQAQRRVVSDAYRSFLHRCANISFTKNPEKYHKYRPEEVEDMIEKLFDTSA, encoded by the exons ATGATTCCAACAGAGGACGCGTCTTCCCGGAAGAGGGAAATTGAGGATAAACTGAAGCAG GAACAAGAGACGCTGTCATTCATCCGTGAGAATCTGGAGAAGAGTGATCAGCTGACCAATGGCATG GTGTCCATTCTGTCGTCGTTCGAGAGCCGCCTCATGCAACTGGAGAACTCCATCATCCCAGTTCACAAACAGACGGAGAACCTGCAGCGTCTGCAGGAGAACGTGGACAAGACGCTGTCGTGCATGGACCACGTCATCAGCTACTATCACGTGGCCAAAGACACAGACCGGATCATCAGGGAGGG GCCGACTGGCCGACTGGATGAATACCTGGCTTGCATTGCCAAGATCCAGAGAGCTGTGGAATACTTCCAGGACAACAATCCCGACAGCCCCGAACTCAACACAGTG AAAGCCCGCTTTGAGAAGGGCAAGGAGTTGTTGGAGGCGGAGTTCCGCAGCCTCCTGACACGATACAGCAAGCCGGTTCCGCCTATCCTCATCCTGGACGCCATCAGTGTGGACGAGGAGCTGGAGGTTCAGGAGGACGTGGTCTTGGAACACTTACCCGAAGCCGTGCTCCAAGACATCATCTGCATAGCTGGCTGGCTGGTGGAATACGGACGGAACCAAG ATTTCATGACCGTCTACTTCCAGATCAGGTCCAGCCAGCTGGATCGCTCCATCAAGGGCCTGAAGGAGCACTTTCGTAAGAACAGCGCCTCCTCCGGGGTCCTGTACTCGCCGGCGGTCCAAGCCAAGCGCAAAGACACGCCCACCAAGAAGGTTCCCAAGAGGCCAG GTAAAGACGACGTGCTGGACATCGAGATCGACTCCTACATCCACTGCATCAGCGCCTTCATCAAGCTGGCGCAGAGCGAGTACGCCCTCCTGACGGAGGTCATCCCCGAGCACCACCAGAAGAAGACCTTTGACTCCCTCATTCAG GAGGCGCTGGACAACCTGATGCTGGAGGGAGACAACATTGTGTCTGCGGCTCGCCGGGCCATCATGCGACACGACTACTCTGCTGTCCTCACCATCTTCCCCATCCTCCGACACCTGAAGATGAACAAGTCCGACTTTGACGCCACGCTGCAG GGCACGGCGGCGAGCACCAAGAATAAACTTCCTACGCTCATCACATCCATGGAGACCATCGGAGCCAAAGCTCTGGAGGAGTTTGCAGACAGCATCAAG AACGATCCCGACAAGGAATACAACATGCCGAAGGACGGAACCGTGCACGAGCTGACCAGCAAC GCCATCCTCTTCTTGCAGCAGCTGCTCGACTTCCACGAGACCGCCGGGGCCATGTTGGCCTCACAAG TACTGGGGGACACTTACAATATCCCTTTAGACCCCCGAG AGTCCAGTTCGTCAGCCAGCAGCTACACGTCCGAGTTCAACAAGCGGCTCCTCAGCACGTATAtat GTAAAGTTCTGGGGAACCTTCAGCTGAACCTACTGAGCAAGTCCAAAGTGTACGAGGACTCGGCTCTGAGCGCCATCTTCCTCCACAACAACTACAACTACATCCTCAAGTCTCTGGAGAA GTCGGAGCTGATCCAGCTGGTGACGGTGACCCAGAAGCGTGCCGAAAGTTCCTACCGGGAACTGATCGAGCAACAGATCCAGATGTATCAGCGCAG CTGGCTCAAAGTCACCGAACACCTGGCGGACCGCAACATGCCCGTCTTCCAGCCAGGCGCCAAG CTCCGGGACAAAGAGCGCCAGGTCATCAAGGACAAGTTCAAG GGTTTTAACGACGGCCTGGAGGAGCTGTGCAAGATCCAGAAGGGTTGGGCCATCCCGGATAAGGAGCAAAGAGACTTCATCCGGCAGGCCCAGAGGAGGGTGGTGTCGGACGCCTACAGAAGCTTCCTGCACAG GTGTGCCAACATCTCGTTCACCAAGAACCCAGAGAAGTATCACAAGTACCGTccagaggaggtggaggacatGATCGAGAAGCTATTTGACACCTCTGCTTga
- the exoc7 gene encoding exocyst complex component 7 isoform X12, which produces MIPTEDASSRKREIEDKLKQEQETLSFIRENLEKSDQLTNGMVSILSSFESRLMQLENSIIPVHKQTENLQRLQENVDKTLSCMDHVISYYHVAKDTDRIIREGPTGRLDEYLACIAKIQRAVEYFQDNNPDSPELNTVKARFEKGKELLEAEFRSLLTRYSKPVPPILILDAISVDEELEVQEDVVLEHLPEAVLQDIICIAGWLVEYGRNQDFMTVYFQIRSSQLDRSIKGLKEHFRKNSASSGVLYSPAVQAKRKDTPTKKVPKRPGKDDVLDIEIDSYIHCISAFIKLAQSEYALLTEVIPEHHQKKTFDSLIQEALDNLMLEGDNIVSAARRAIMRHDYSAVLTIFPILRHLKMNKSDFDATLQGTAASTKNKLPTLITSMETIGAKALEEFADSIKNDPDKEYNMPKDGTVHELTSNAILFLQQLLDFHETAGAMLASQESSSSASSYTSEFNKRLLSTYICKVLGNLQLNLLSKSKVYEDSALSAIFLHNNYNYILKSLEKSELIQLVTVTQKRAESSYRELIEQQIQMYQRSWLKVTEHLADRNMPVFQPGAKLRDKERQVIKDKFKGFNDGLEELCKIQKGWAIPDKEQRDFIRQAQRRVVSDAYRSFLHRCANISFTKNPEKYHKYRPEEVEDMIEKLFDTSA; this is translated from the exons ATGATTCCAACAGAGGACGCGTCTTCCCGGAAGAGGGAAATTGAGGATAAACTGAAGCAG GAACAAGAGACGCTGTCATTCATCCGTGAGAATCTGGAGAAGAGTGATCAGCTGACCAATGGCATG GTGTCCATTCTGTCGTCGTTCGAGAGCCGCCTCATGCAACTGGAGAACTCCATCATCCCAGTTCACAAACAGACGGAGAACCTGCAGCGTCTGCAGGAGAACGTGGACAAGACGCTGTCGTGCATGGACCACGTCATCAGCTACTATCACGTGGCCAAAGACACAGACCGGATCATCAGGGAGGG GCCGACTGGCCGACTGGATGAATACCTGGCTTGCATTGCCAAGATCCAGAGAGCTGTGGAATACTTCCAGGACAACAATCCCGACAGCCCCGAACTCAACACAGTG AAAGCCCGCTTTGAGAAGGGCAAGGAGTTGTTGGAGGCGGAGTTCCGCAGCCTCCTGACACGATACAGCAAGCCGGTTCCGCCTATCCTCATCCTGGACGCCATCAGTGTGGACGAGGAGCTGGAGGTTCAGGAGGACGTGGTCTTGGAACACTTACCCGAAGCCGTGCTCCAAGACATCATCTGCATAGCTGGCTGGCTGGTGGAATACGGACGGAACCAAG ATTTCATGACCGTCTACTTCCAGATCAGGTCCAGCCAGCTGGATCGCTCCATCAAGGGCCTGAAGGAGCACTTTCGTAAGAACAGCGCCTCCTCCGGGGTCCTGTACTCGCCGGCGGTCCAAGCCAAGCGCAAAGACACGCCCACCAAGAAGGTTCCCAAGAGGCCAG GTAAAGACGACGTGCTGGACATCGAGATCGACTCCTACATCCACTGCATCAGCGCCTTCATCAAGCTGGCGCAGAGCGAGTACGCCCTCCTGACGGAGGTCATCCCCGAGCACCACCAGAAGAAGACCTTTGACTCCCTCATTCAG GAGGCGCTGGACAACCTGATGCTGGAGGGAGACAACATTGTGTCTGCGGCTCGCCGGGCCATCATGCGACACGACTACTCTGCTGTCCTCACCATCTTCCCCATCCTCCGACACCTGAAGATGAACAAGTCCGACTTTGACGCCACGCTGCAG GGCACGGCGGCGAGCACCAAGAATAAACTTCCTACGCTCATCACATCCATGGAGACCATCGGAGCCAAAGCTCTGGAGGAGTTTGCAGACAGCATCAAG AACGATCCCGACAAGGAATACAACATGCCGAAGGACGGAACCGTGCACGAGCTGACCAGCAAC GCCATCCTCTTCTTGCAGCAGCTGCTCGACTTCCACGAGACCGCCGGGGCCATGTTGGCCTCACAAG AGTCCAGTTCGTCAGCCAGCAGCTACACGTCCGAGTTCAACAAGCGGCTCCTCAGCACGTATAtat GTAAAGTTCTGGGGAACCTTCAGCTGAACCTACTGAGCAAGTCCAAAGTGTACGAGGACTCGGCTCTGAGCGCCATCTTCCTCCACAACAACTACAACTACATCCTCAAGTCTCTGGAGAA GTCGGAGCTGATCCAGCTGGTGACGGTGACCCAGAAGCGTGCCGAAAGTTCCTACCGGGAACTGATCGAGCAACAGATCCAGATGTATCAGCGCAG CTGGCTCAAAGTCACCGAACACCTGGCGGACCGCAACATGCCCGTCTTCCAGCCAGGCGCCAAG CTCCGGGACAAAGAGCGCCAGGTCATCAAGGACAAGTTCAAG GGTTTTAACGACGGCCTGGAGGAGCTGTGCAAGATCCAGAAGGGTTGGGCCATCCCGGATAAGGAGCAAAGAGACTTCATCCGGCAGGCCCAGAGGAGGGTGGTGTCGGACGCCTACAGAAGCTTCCTGCACAG GTGTGCCAACATCTCGTTCACCAAGAACCCAGAGAAGTATCACAAGTACCGTccagaggaggtggaggacatGATCGAGAAGCTATTTGACACCTCTGCTTga
- the exoc7 gene encoding exocyst complex component 7 isoform X8 — MIPTEDASSRKREIEDKLKQEQETLSFIRENLEKSDQLTNGMVSILSSFESRLMQLENSIIPVHKQTENLQRLQENVDKTLSCMDHVISYYHVAKDTDRIIREGPTGRLDEYLACIAKIQRAVEYFQDNNPDSPELNTVKARFEKGKELLEAEFRSLLTRYSKPVPPILILDAISVDEELEVQEDVVLEHLPEAVLQDIICIAGWLVEYGRNQDFMTVYFQIRSSQLDRSIKGLKEHFRKNSASSGVLYSPAVQAKRKDTPTKKVPKRPGYDHDLRVRHITDALADKHGGSAGKDDVLDIEIDSYIHCISAFIKLAQSEYALLTEVIPEHHQKKTFDSLIQEALDNLMLEGDNIVSAARRAIMRHDYSAVLTIFPILRHLKMNKSDFDATLQGTAASTKNKLPTLITSMETIGAKALEEFADSIKNDPDKEYNMPKDGTVHELTSNAILFLQQLLDFHETAGAMLASQVLGDTYNIPLDPRESSSSASSYTSEFNKRLLSTYICKVLGNLQLNLLSKSKVYEDSALSAIFLHNNYNYILKSLEKSELIQLVTVTQKRAESSYRELIEQQIQMYQRSWLKVTEHLADRNMPVFQPGAKLRDKERQVIKDKFKGFNDGLEELCKIQKGWAIPDKEQRDFIRQAQRRVVSDAYRSFLHRCANISFTKNPEKYHKYRPEEVEDMIEKLFDTSA, encoded by the exons ATGATTCCAACAGAGGACGCGTCTTCCCGGAAGAGGGAAATTGAGGATAAACTGAAGCAG GAACAAGAGACGCTGTCATTCATCCGTGAGAATCTGGAGAAGAGTGATCAGCTGACCAATGGCATG GTGTCCATTCTGTCGTCGTTCGAGAGCCGCCTCATGCAACTGGAGAACTCCATCATCCCAGTTCACAAACAGACGGAGAACCTGCAGCGTCTGCAGGAGAACGTGGACAAGACGCTGTCGTGCATGGACCACGTCATCAGCTACTATCACGTGGCCAAAGACACAGACCGGATCATCAGGGAGGG GCCGACTGGCCGACTGGATGAATACCTGGCTTGCATTGCCAAGATCCAGAGAGCTGTGGAATACTTCCAGGACAACAATCCCGACAGCCCCGAACTCAACACAGTG AAAGCCCGCTTTGAGAAGGGCAAGGAGTTGTTGGAGGCGGAGTTCCGCAGCCTCCTGACACGATACAGCAAGCCGGTTCCGCCTATCCTCATCCTGGACGCCATCAGTGTGGACGAGGAGCTGGAGGTTCAGGAGGACGTGGTCTTGGAACACTTACCCGAAGCCGTGCTCCAAGACATCATCTGCATAGCTGGCTGGCTGGTGGAATACGGACGGAACCAAG ATTTCATGACCGTCTACTTCCAGATCAGGTCCAGCCAGCTGGATCGCTCCATCAAGGGCCTGAAGGAGCACTTTCGTAAGAACAGCGCCTCCTCCGGGGTCCTGTACTCGCCGGCGGTCCAAGCCAAGCGCAAAGACACGCCCACCAAGAAGGTTCCCAAGAGGCCAG GTTACGATCACGACCTGCGGGTCAGACACATCACTGACGCTCTGGCCGACAAGCACGGGGGCTCGGCAG GTAAAGACGACGTGCTGGACATCGAGATCGACTCCTACATCCACTGCATCAGCGCCTTCATCAAGCTGGCGCAGAGCGAGTACGCCCTCCTGACGGAGGTCATCCCCGAGCACCACCAGAAGAAGACCTTTGACTCCCTCATTCAG GAGGCGCTGGACAACCTGATGCTGGAGGGAGACAACATTGTGTCTGCGGCTCGCCGGGCCATCATGCGACACGACTACTCTGCTGTCCTCACCATCTTCCCCATCCTCCGACACCTGAAGATGAACAAGTCCGACTTTGACGCCACGCTGCAG GGCACGGCGGCGAGCACCAAGAATAAACTTCCTACGCTCATCACATCCATGGAGACCATCGGAGCCAAAGCTCTGGAGGAGTTTGCAGACAGCATCAAG AACGATCCCGACAAGGAATACAACATGCCGAAGGACGGAACCGTGCACGAGCTGACCAGCAAC GCCATCCTCTTCTTGCAGCAGCTGCTCGACTTCCACGAGACCGCCGGGGCCATGTTGGCCTCACAAG TACTGGGGGACACTTACAATATCCCTTTAGACCCCCGAG AGTCCAGTTCGTCAGCCAGCAGCTACACGTCCGAGTTCAACAAGCGGCTCCTCAGCACGTATAtat GTAAAGTTCTGGGGAACCTTCAGCTGAACCTACTGAGCAAGTCCAAAGTGTACGAGGACTCGGCTCTGAGCGCCATCTTCCTCCACAACAACTACAACTACATCCTCAAGTCTCTGGAGAA GTCGGAGCTGATCCAGCTGGTGACGGTGACCCAGAAGCGTGCCGAAAGTTCCTACCGGGAACTGATCGAGCAACAGATCCAGATGTATCAGCGCAG CTGGCTCAAAGTCACCGAACACCTGGCGGACCGCAACATGCCCGTCTTCCAGCCAGGCGCCAAG CTCCGGGACAAAGAGCGCCAGGTCATCAAGGACAAGTTCAAG GGTTTTAACGACGGCCTGGAGGAGCTGTGCAAGATCCAGAAGGGTTGGGCCATCCCGGATAAGGAGCAAAGAGACTTCATCCGGCAGGCCCAGAGGAGGGTGGTGTCGGACGCCTACAGAAGCTTCCTGCACAG GTGTGCCAACATCTCGTTCACCAAGAACCCAGAGAAGTATCACAAGTACCGTccagaggaggtggaggacatGATCGAGAAGCTATTTGACACCTCTGCTTga